GTGGGGCTGGCGACTCCAGGACACAGAGGGTGGCCTGCAGTGCCAGCAACTGGGGTAAGGGAAAGAGCTGAATCAGAGGCACAGGACTCTGTGTGGCCCTTGGCAGGTGACATGAGCACCAAAGGATCCTTCACACGGGCTTCTGAGTTCAGAGTGGCCCGAATGAAACATTTGTTTGAGGGAGTGCACGTGCCCCACCATCTGCCCTTCAGGGCAAAGTAAGGAATCACGTTTTCCTAACTGCTGTGCTGCTAATATCTGCCTGTCCCCACATGAGTCCTATTAGCCTACGTCACCTGGCTGGGGCCAGTTGCATCTAAACAAACCAATGAAATTGATTCAATCAGACCTTAGACACTGGTAGATTCCACAAGTTCCTGCCCCATGGAAGGGCCCTCGGCAGGCAGCCAGCAGCCTACCCTGACCACACCCTGCCCTTGTTTCCCAGCCTTCCCTACAAGGCTGTATCAGGGTTCTGGGAAATGAGGGCTGGGGACCCCGGGCACAGGGTTTGGCTTAGAGTACGCCCAAATAAATGGCAGCTGTTCTTAGTACTACTGGATACGCAGCATGCCTAGCACACAACAGGACACCTGTGATTAGGCACGTGAAGTGTGCAGCAGGGCACCGATTGGAGGCTCATACACCTGTAACTGTGAATACAACAGCTGTGACTCTAAGGAAATGAATACAGTAGCAGGTGCCAAACACCTGTGCGCtgtatgtggttttgtttttctgcgTTGGGCTGGGCTTTGTGCTCCTTCCACTCACTTTTCTACCTCTCCCCTCCTATTCCCAAGGCCACTTGCCTGTAAATGTGTTCCAAGCTCAAACAAACTTCGTTCCACTCATCCTGACATCCAAAAGGTTGTGTCTGAGGAAGCAGGGTCCCCCAATCCACCTATGCCCGACTCATAGGGTTGTCTGTTAATTGTGCAGATTTGTAGAtgccagtgagccgagatcgcgccactgcactccaacctgggtgagagaaagagactccatctcaaaaaaaaagttaaataaaaaaataaataaaaggttcaGGGACCTGGGAAGTGGGGGTGAGAGAGTTGGATTCTGATGCATCCCAAAGCTTGAGCCACCCACCAGGCACTTGGCCCCAACAGGAAAGTCCTGATTCACTAGACCCTGCCCACTTTGCCCTCCTATCAGGCAATTCAAAGTCTCCAGACCCGCAAGTTACTGATTAACCCTAggttttgagaaaataaataataataactgaaggGACAACGTAAGCCAAGAAACAAGCTGGGCAGCTCTGAGAGAGAGGAGTGTCAGACAGCTGTTGTCAACAGGCACCTGGCCAGAGTGAAAAGGAGAGGCAGACTCCGTCCAAGTCCCAGCGGCGCCAGCTGACAGTCTCTGCCAATGCCCAGGTGCTGAGCGACAGTGTCCCACCGGTCCCTGTGCCCAGAATGGCCTGCACCAAGACCCTGCAACAGCCCCAGCCCATCTCCGCAGgagccaccacaaccaccaccgcTGTGGCTCCCGCTGGGGGTCATCGTGGCTCCACAGAATGTGACCTGGAGTGTCTGGTGTGCCGGGAGCCCTACAGCTGTCCCCGGTCGCCCAAGCTGCTGGCCTGCCAGCACGCCTTCTGCGCCGTCTGCCTGAAGCTCCTGCTGTGCGTGCAGGACAACACCTGGTCCATCACCTGCCCACTGTGCCGCAAGGTCACCGCCGTCCCTGGGGGCCTCATCTGCAGCCTGCGCGACCACGAGGCAGTGGTGAGGCAGCTGGCCCAGCCATGCACAGAGGTGCCGCTCTGTCCTCAGGGGCTGGCAGATCCTGCCGACTTGGCAGTAGGGCACCCCAGCTTGGTGGGAGAGGATGGACAGGATGAAGTAAGTGCAAACCACGTGGCAGCCCGACGCCTGGCCGCACACCTACTCCTGCTGGCTTTGCTCATCATCCTCATCGGGCCCTTCATCTACCCGGGTGTCTTACGGTGGGTGCTCACCTTCATCATCGTCCTGGCCCTGCTGATGTCCACCCTCTTCTGCTGCCTCCCCAGCAGCCGGGGCAGCTGCTGGCCCTCCTCCAGGACTCTCTTCTGCAGAGAGCAGAAACACAGCCACATCTCTTCCATTGCCTGAGGGCCCTCTGATGAGGCTGTCCCTGCAGCCCTTTCTGCCCTTGGGCCCCCTGGACTTCCACAATGAACCGGGTAAGGGGTTGCGGACTAAGACTGGCTCCTTTGGGAAATCACATGCCAGTGGGACTTGCAAGCCAAAGCCGAGATGGCCAGCCTGGGTCAAGAATTACACGCTCGGATGACAGGCTTGCACTTGCCCTTGGGATAGCACAGCTAAACTGCTGGGGTCTAGGGGAGCAGACACAAACTACTTGAACACGACAAGATGGGGGAAGCTCCTGTTCCTCTTATGCCAATGTTCCTGGTTTTTCTTTATATAACTTGATGAAAGTATTGCAGTATTGATGCTATTGTAGAATagaactggaattttttttttttttgcaatttatgtagttggttttgttttcttgttttcctttggtttttttgTGTTGGGGGCAGCAGCTGGTTCACATTTCCCATTATTACACATTTTCCCTCCTGGGAGCTTGGAGTCCGCGGGGAGGTCCCACTGTGCTTTCTCTAACACTGTGCATCTCATGCCCAGCCTAGCCTCGGCAAGTGTCCTGGTTGTTTGGGTCTCCCATGGAGTTGACCCTAGGGTTGAGGAGACAAAATGTGGGTGAAGGGATGGTGTTTCTGAAGCTGCAGCGGGAGTCCCACATTTAGCTGGCGGAGTTAcggaggggaggagagggcagggtTTGGGGCTCCCAGCATCCTCACTAAGAGCGCCCCACTTCGTGCCACCAGGCCCTGACTCAGCAGCAAAACTCGGGGTTACAAGGACTGCAGTCCACATACAGGAGGGGCCAGCTGCCCACCTATTGCTCAGGCCCACAAGTTAGAAATAGATCTTTATGGCTGTTACTTTCTTTGTTATTGCATCTCAAGTCCTAGTTGAGCTTTTGTCATAAAGATAAGAGGCCCCATAAATGCAACGGTCTTCACCAATAACCCCACCTTTCCCACCTCACCCTGCAAGTCACAAGGGTTTTTTGTGCCTTCTCTCCACCATGTCTGCTTCTTAACACAGGGGAGGCATTGGCTGGAGGAAATAGCTTTCCATGGTTGCCAGGGGCAGGCCTCAGCTGGGGGTTTATGTGGGAGGGTAGATGagcagagggtgggaggagacaTACTATttccttccaaaggccccatAAATGGGAAACAGACTTGAAACCTCAGAGGAGTGCTGTTGTCTCAGGGCAAGTCCGACACCCATGCCATTGGCCCTAATGGCGACTGGTGCTGAGAGACTATGAGTGTGTGTGGGCATGCACAGACCCACGGCTTAAAGCCAGACCAAGTGGGCCTGAAGAACACTGTGTCTCCCAAGCTGAAGAGGGTCACTGGGCATTTCCTGAGCTGGCCCCGGGCATGTCAGTTTGGGATAGCTGCCAGTGGGATAGGCAAGGAACATTCCCTCCCAACTCACTCCTATGTGATCTGTAATATTTCTCAGAACCTTCACCAAGATCAAAACCTCCCCCCAAGGCTTCAGTTGCTAATGATACCATTTCTACCATAATAATGGCGGATACTTGTTTATCCAGTACTTACTCTGTGGTGAGTACTGCACTAACTGCTTTCCATGCACTATCTAGTTTATCTTCACAATAACCTTATGAAGTACAGGCCATTATGATCTCTCCCGCAGAGGAGGAGCTTGAGGATCAGAGAGGTGAATTCACCTGCCTAAGGTTGCACAGTCAATGCCTGAGCTCCCTTGAGATAACCCAGGGCTCCTTCTGCTCATGATGCTGCTTCCTTTGTGTGCAACTCCAAAATAAGTGGGAATCTGGTCACCAATGAGGGTTTTTGAGAAGTGCATGGAGAACAGGAAACTAATTTCAGGAGCCTCCAAATTCCAGCAGTCAGCTGCTCAGAGAGGCCGGAGAATTTTAGAATCTGTGATCcatgctaaagaaaagaaaagagaatgataggccaggcacagtggctcacgcctgtaatcccaacactttgggaggctcaggcaggcggatcacttgaggtcaggagttcaagaccagcctggccaacatggtggaaccccatctctactgaaaatacaaaaaaaataaccgggcatggtggcgggcacctgcaatcccagctacccaggaggctgaggcaggagaattacttgagcccgggagtggaggttgcagtgagttgagatcatcccattgcactccagcctggatgacaaagcaagactctatctcaaaaaaaaaaattttaataaaaaaaaaagaaaagagaatgataaAAATAGAATGGCTCTCCTGTAGACTTCTACTACCCTGCTCTAGCCTCCTCTGCAGTGAGTTAGGCCAGCAGGAACATTGGAGTCCCAGGTTTGAGACCTCACCTGCCCCATTGTTGCCCTTAAGCAGGTCTCTTTACTTCCCTGAATCTTACATtgtgaaaatcagaaaatagtGAGATTTGTTATAGTGATTTATAACAGTGAGATTTCCTGCCATCATTCCTGGCATGTGATAGTTTCCCAACCGATGTGCCCTCCGTCCCCCTGGGTAAAGGTGTTAAGACACTGCAATCACCAGCCTTTTAGAAGCTCAGCTGGTCTAAGTCATCCTCCGGCCCTGGCGGCATGGGAACAGAGAGCACCAGAGGCCAGAATCAACCCAGTCTGCCCTGGAAGAGCAAACAGACATAGCAGAGGAAATAGACATCCTGCAAAAGAATGCGATTGGAAGAAACCAGAGAGCCAGCCCGGGGCTCAAATCCAAACTCTGACCCGGTGTGCAACAGGAGGGAGATACagaacttctctgagccttagtttggTCACCTGTAAAGTGGCAGGTGGGGGATACACTCTTCCCAGGGCCTCCATGAGGATTCAGGGTGCTGCTGGATGCGCATCCACTGTCTAACGGACTGCTTTTATCAGCCACCATTGGCCTTCTTGGGTAAATGGGTTTCTTGGGGCCTGTTTAGCTTGACAGCCAGCAGGGGGCAGCCAGTCAAGTGTGGAGCATTGTCCAGGGCAGGCCCATGTGGCGGTGAAGTCTGAGCCTAGGTCCTAGAGGGAGGTCCTAATGATGAAAAGAAATTATAGGGAGAGGCCAAATTTCATTCCCATCAGGCCCATCTCCCCACGCAGCAGCCTTGGAGGCAGACATACTGGCTTGAATTCCAGTTATCCACCTAAGAGTCCCTTGGTCTTTCTACGTCTCAGGTTCTTACCCATGAAACTGAGGTTATGATACATACCTCCTAGGGTTGCTGGGGAATCAGTGAAATAATCCAAGGTTGAGCACTAAGGAGATAAAGAAGGGAGGGGaagacagggagagacagagagatgggaCTGAGTTCTAGAAATCCCTAATGGGAATGATGAGAACAGACATTTAATAAACCTG
The genomic region above belongs to Piliocolobus tephrosceles isolate RC106 chromosome 1, ASM277652v3, whole genome shotgun sequence and contains:
- the RNF186 gene encoding E3 ubiquitin-protein ligase RNF186, giving the protein MACTKTLQQPQPISAGATTTTTAVAPAGGHRGSTECDLECLVCREPYSCPRSPKLLACQHAFCAVCLKLLLCVQDNTWSITCPLCRKVTAVPGGLICSLRDHEAVVRQLAQPCTEVPLCPQGLADPADLAVGHPSLVGEDGQDEVSANHVAARRLAAHLLLLALLIILIGPFIYPGVLRWVLTFIIVLALLMSTLFCCLPSSRGSCWPSSRTLFCREQKHSHISSIA